A single region of the Pseudomonas solani genome encodes:
- a CDS encoding alpha/beta fold hydrolase — MQSSSDLFPVALISAELRGDITEDVYRLKPGNSPDSSVELVLTRLGLVGHEEQRGVPVVLLHGSFSNRRFWYSPKCLGLGPHLARAGFDVWIAEMRGHGLSPRNQDYRRNRVADYARYDLPAIAAFVREQAGQVPHWIGHSLGGITLAAALGGHYLGEEEAASVALFGSQISRVYWPLKVPPVEWGGRFLLKRLAVLSGPGLKRGPEDEPIGIGLESLRWHGLFGRFGDAERDWWKGLAEVRVPVLAVGAAGDLQDPAWACRKLLEQFGSETRQFLCLSRENGFADDYGHIEMLVSKHAQQEVWPLVEHWLDRLEIPGSFGQAVPAA; from the coding sequence ATGCAAAGCAGCAGTGATCTATTCCCCGTCGCGCTGATCAGCGCGGAACTCCGTGGCGACATCACGGAGGACGTCTATCGCCTCAAGCCTGGCAACAGCCCCGACTCCAGCGTCGAACTGGTCCTCACCCGCCTGGGCCTGGTCGGCCATGAGGAGCAGCGCGGCGTGCCCGTGGTGCTCCTGCACGGCAGCTTCTCCAACCGTCGCTTCTGGTATTCGCCCAAGTGCCTGGGGCTCGGCCCGCACCTGGCCCGCGCCGGCTTCGATGTGTGGATCGCCGAGATGCGTGGCCACGGCCTGTCGCCGCGCAACCAGGATTATCGGCGAAACCGCGTCGCCGACTATGCCCGCTACGACCTGCCGGCCATCGCCGCCTTCGTCCGCGAACAGGCAGGCCAGGTGCCCCACTGGATCGGTCATTCGCTCGGTGGCATCACCCTCGCGGCCGCCCTGGGCGGGCATTACTTGGGCGAGGAAGAGGCCGCCTCCGTGGCGCTGTTCGGCAGCCAGATCAGCCGTGTCTACTGGCCGTTGAAAGTGCCGCCGGTGGAGTGGGGCGGGCGCTTCCTGCTCAAGCGCCTGGCGGTGCTTTCCGGCCCCGGCCTCAAGCGCGGGCCCGAGGACGAACCCATCGGCATCGGCCTGGAAAGCCTGCGCTGGCACGGCCTGTTCGGCCGTTTCGGCGATGCCGAGCGTGACTGGTGGAAAGGCCTTGCCGAAGTGCGCGTGCCGGTGCTGGCGGTGGGTGCCGCCGGTGACCTGCAGGACCCGGCCTGGGCCTGCCGCAAGCTGCTGGAACAGTTCGGCAGCGAGACGCGGCAGTTCCTCTGCCTGTCCCGCGAGAACGGCTTCGCCGATGACTACGGCCATATCGAGATGCTGGTCAGCAAGCACGCCCAGCAGGAAGTCTGGCCGCTGGTGGAGCACTGGCTCGACCGCCTGGAGATCCCCGGCTCGTTCGGCCAGGCGGTTCCCGCCGCCTGA